TTAAGATCGAGCCATAAGGACCAATTGTCTATATAAGCTAGATCCAGCTTTAAACGCTCATCAAAGCTCTTTACCGCATCCCTGCCACTCACCTGCCAGAGACCGGTGATGCCCTGAGGCATGCTCAACTTCCGTAGATCACTTAATTTGTACTGCTCGACTTCGTCAGGCAAGGGTGGCCGGGGACCGACCAGACTCATCTCCCCCTTGAAGATATTGATAAATTGGGGGATCTCATCGATGCTATACCTCCTCAAGAACCGCCCCACCCTTGTAATCCTTGGGTCCTTTGATGATTTCCTCACCGGTCCATCAATCTCATCCACCTCCTTGAGGAGATGGACGAGTTTATCGGCGTCCTTTACCATGGTGCGGAACTTGTAACATTTGAATTTTCTCCTGTTGTGAGCGACCCTTGTAGAGGCGTACAAGATAGGTCCTTTAGAGTCTAATCTTATCATTACCCCTATGATCAAAAAAATGAGAGGGAAGATTAGCATAACCATACCGGAGATAAGAAGATCTACTTCCCTCTTGACAAATAATTGCAGGGGGGCGATTGGGCCGTTACGACAGGATAATAAGGGAATTGAACCGAGGTTGTTGGTTCTTATCTTGGTGAAATATCCATCTCTTATTGGTGGCACTATATAGAGAGAACATCCCACCAGGGCACAGGTTTCAGTCACCATTAGTAAAGAGTCATGGAAGGTCCCCAAGGTAAAATAAAGGTCGTCAATTACATGTTTTTTTATGATACTTTCTATTTCCCTCAAACTGCCCAATATTTTCAGGCCAAATATCTCCCCCTCAGTTTTCTCCCCTTCTGTTATTATCCCCTCAATTCTTAATCCCCAAAACCTATTGGCATTTATCTCCTCAACCACCTCTTGTGCCTCTTTCCCTGTTCCCGCAATAGCTACTCGTCTAAAATTGAACCCCCCCCTTCGAACGCTTCTCAAAAAAGAGACCAACAATACCCTCTCTGAGGCAATAAGGGCAAAGTAGATAAGTCCCCAGCCCAAAAGCAACGAGCGGCTATACATCCATTCCTGCTTGAAGAATAGAATGACCGCTTCGCTGCCGATGATCAATATCACGCTGATGAATAGCCTTGCTATTATCCTGAGGAGATTTTCCGTACGGAAGGGTCTATATGCTCCCAATAGATATAGGGCTAAGGGAGTAAATATGATCAGATAGCAAACCAGCCATGCGTAGTCTTGCAGAGGGCCAAGTCCTTTCTCAAACCACTCAGATAGAGGCCCCGTGCGCAGATAATATCCTAGCCAAAAAGCGGGCAGAATAATGACGATGTCTATAATGACCAGGAGATACCTGAATGTAGCGCTGTATTCCTTAAGCATAGTTTAAAAAGGGCATGTAAACTACTTTATTCTGCGGTAGCTTAAGTGGTGGGATATCTTTTAGAGAGAGAAAAGCTGCTCAAAGGGTTTAGTGAGCGATTAGATAAAGAATTTAAGAAGACATATCTTTAAGGGAAGACTGACACCAGGGTGATATCCGGCCAAAAATTTCGAGCATCATTTCCTTTGCATCCACCCCCATGCCGTCTCCAGAATCATCTTCATATCATCATATTGAGGCCCCCAACCCAACTCGCTCTTTATCCTCTCTGCGCTGGCCACCAGCACAGGAGGGTCTCCCGACCTTCGGGAAGATTCCTTTGTTGGAATGGGATGTCCTGTTACTCCTCTGGATGCCTCCACCACCTCCCTTACGGAAAACCCCCTTTGATTTCCCAGATTGTAGACATTGCTGGTGGTGCCATCCAAGAGGGCCTCCAGGGCCAAGATATGGGCCTGGGCCAGATCGGTTACGTGAATGTAGTCCCTTATACAGGTGCCATCAGGGGTGTCGTAATCAATGCCGTATATCTCTATAAAGGGTCTCTTGCCCAAGGCTACCTCCAAGATACGGGGGATGAGGTGGGTTTCTGGATTGTGGGCCTCTCCCAGCTCCCCTTCTGGATCGGCCCCAGCAGCATTGAAATACCTAAGTGAGATATATTTTAGGCCATGGGCCTTCTCGTACCACCGTAAGGCCTTCTCCACAAAGAACTTTCCCTCTCCATAGGGGTTCATCGGGCTCAATGGATGATCTTCGGGGATGGGGATCTGGTGCGGATTGCCATAGACAGCAGCGCTGGAAGAAAAGATAAAATATTTCACCCCACTTGCCAGCATTGCCTCTAAGAGGTTAAAGGTATTGATAACGTTGTTGCGGAAATAGATCTCTGGCCGCTCTACTGATTCGCTCACTATGGCGTTTGCAGCAAAGTGCATCACTGCTAGCGGCTTCTCTTTTTCGAGGACCTCTTGCAAATGCAATTTATCCTCTAAATCCCCCTCTATCAACTCATCCCTTCTTACTGCCCATTGATGGCCTGTGGAGAGGTTATCATAGACCAGGGGCCTATAACCCTTCTTTCTCAACTCCTTTACCACATGGCTCCCTATATACCCCGCCCCTCCGGTGACAAGGATAACTTTCTCCATATCAGACCCTTTTTCGCCTCGAACCCAATCCGGTCTTTATCATCTATTTTTCCCTTTTAACTTATTAAACGAGCAGGGCCTCGGATTTGGCCGCTTCCTTAAGTCTCTCATCGAAGCAAGCGAACAAGACCTCTTCTTCTGTTCTGTTCTTCAACAATATTCCTGAAGCTAGATGGATAGCATCGAACCCCCTAATGGGGTGTCTTCCCACCAACTCTCCACCGATCCTGGTTACACGCTCGGAGACCTCTACGATGAAATAGCTCTTCCAATCTTTTTCCAAATCTTCAAGGATCTGCCTATATTCTCTTTCGGTCAAGTCGCCTTCGCGAAGCTTCCTCGCAACCCCTGCCCTAGCCTCCACATAAGAAACGCGTGAAGTAGCAATGACCTGGGCAGACTCTACCAATCCCCTAATTCTCTCTGAACCCTCTTCATCCACATAGAGCTTTACCAGAGCGCTGGTATCAAGATAGAGAATCATCTCATCTGCGATCTTGAATGATTATTTCAGATAGCAGGCGACCACGATTCTTCACAGGCTGGGAGGCCCCCTTGGGTTTATCACCTGTCCAGAAGGCCATCCCTTCCTCGGTCAGCGCCCTGAGACCTTTGTACATCTTCTCCTCCTGAACGGGGATCAAGAGGGCAATCACTTCACCCCTCTTTGTTAGTTCGTAGCGCTTCCCCTCTTCAACTTGGTTAAGATAGTGGCTCAGTTTATTTCTCAATTCTCTAATCCCAACCTTCTGCATCGTTTCCCCTCCTGATGTAGCAATATTATAGAAAATTGTAGCCACATTGTCAAACGCTTTGCTCAGAAAATAGACTGCCCAAATCCCTCCCCACCTCCCTTTACAAAAAAAGGCCTAAGGTGGCTCTTCAGCCAGAGGAGTTCTTCCCCCTTTAGTAAAGGGGGATTTTCATCGTTCGTGAGTGACACTCTGTCATGATGGATTGCTCAAATATTTAGGACCAACGTGATGGCCTTTTCTACCTGTTGTAGGAACTCTGCTTCCAGGGTTCCAATTTTACGCGTCAAACGTCTCTTAGAGATGGTGAGAATCTGCTCGCATTTTATATAGGA
This window of the Deltaproteobacteria bacterium genome carries:
- a CDS encoding sugar transferase, producing the protein MLKEYSATFRYLLVIIDIVIILPAFWLGYYLRTGPLSEWFEKGLGPLQDYAWLVCYLIIFTPLALYLLGAYRPFRTENLLRIIARLFISVILIIGSEAVILFFKQEWMYSRSLLLGWGLIYFALIASERVLLVSFLRSVRRGGFNFRRVAIAGTGKEAQEVVEEINANRFWGLRIEGIITEGEKTEGEIFGLKILGSLREIESIIKKHVIDDLYFTLGTFHDSLLMVTETCALVGCSLYIVPPIRDGYFTKIRTNNLGSIPLLSCRNGPIAPLQLFVKREVDLLISGMVMLIFPLIFLIIGVMIRLDSKGPILYASTRVAHNRRKFKCYKFRTMVKDADKLVHLLKEVDEIDGPVRKSSKDPRITRVGRFLRRYSIDEIPQFINIFKGEMSLVGPRPPLPDEVEQYKLSDLRKLSMPQGITGLWQVSGRDAVKSFDERLKLDLAYIDNWSLWLDL
- the galE gene encoding UDP-glucose 4-epimerase GalE; this translates as MEKVILVTGGAGYIGSHVVKELRKKGYRPLVYDNLSTGHQWAVRRDELIEGDLEDKLHLQEVLEKEKPLAVMHFAANAIVSESVERPEIYFRNNVINTFNLLEAMLASGVKYFIFSSSAAVYGNPHQIPIPEDHPLSPMNPYGEGKFFVEKALRWYEKAHGLKYISLRYFNAAGADPEGELGEAHNPETHLIPRILEVALGKRPFIEIYGIDYDTPDGTCIRDYIHVTDLAQAHILALEALLDGTTSNVYNLGNQRGFSVREVVEASRGVTGHPIPTKESSRRSGDPPVLVASAERIKSELGWGPQYDDMKMILETAWGWMQRK
- a CDS encoding type II toxin-antitoxin system VapC family toxin encodes the protein MILYLDTSALVKLYVDEEGSERIRGLVESAQVIATSRVSYVEARAGVARKLREGDLTEREYRQILEDLEKDWKSYFIVEVSERVTRIGGELVGRHPIRGFDAIHLASGILLKNRTEEEVLFACFDERLKEAAKSEALLV
- a CDS encoding type II toxin-antitoxin system prevent-host-death family antitoxin yields the protein MQKVGIRELRNKLSHYLNQVEEGKRYELTKRGEVIALLIPVQEEKMYKGLRALTEEGMAFWTGDKPKGASQPVKNRGRLLSEIIIQDRR